One Pectobacterium colocasium DNA segment encodes these proteins:
- the potH gene encoding putrescine ABC transporter permease PotH — protein MTLFPEHNTAEPPGKARLWLRVLMARWRQKHGRKLVIALPYLWLLLLFMLPFLIVFKISLAEMARAIPPYTDLVSWMDDKLDISLNLGNYLHLLDDPLYFDAYMQSLQVAAVSTLCCLLIGYPLAWAVAHSKPSTRNILLLLVILPSWTSFLIRVYAWMGILKNNGILNNFLLWLGVIDEPLVILHTNLAVYIGVVYSYLPFMVLPIYTALMRLDYSLVEASLDLGARPLKTFFSVIVPLTKGGIIAGSMLVFIPAVGEYVIPELLGGPDSIMIGRILWQEFFNNRDWPVASAVAVVMLLLLIMPIIWFHKHQSKSAEGEA, from the coding sequence ATGACTTTATTTCCCGAACATAACACGGCGGAACCACCGGGCAAGGCCAGACTCTGGCTCCGTGTGTTGATGGCGCGCTGGCGTCAAAAGCACGGACGTAAGCTCGTCATCGCGCTGCCGTATCTGTGGCTGCTGCTGCTGTTCATGCTGCCGTTCCTGATCGTGTTCAAAATCAGCCTGGCAGAGATGGCGCGGGCGATCCCACCGTATACCGATCTGGTTTCCTGGATGGACGACAAGCTGGATATTTCCCTGAATCTTGGGAATTACCTGCATTTGTTGGACGACCCGCTGTATTTCGATGCCTATATGCAATCGCTTCAGGTTGCTGCCGTGTCGACGCTGTGCTGTCTGCTTATCGGCTACCCACTGGCCTGGGCGGTGGCACATAGTAAACCGTCAACGCGCAACATCCTGTTACTGCTGGTGATTTTGCCATCGTGGACGTCATTCCTGATTCGCGTCTACGCATGGATGGGAATTCTGAAAAACAACGGAATCCTGAATAACTTCCTGCTGTGGCTGGGCGTGATCGATGAACCGTTGGTCATTCTGCATACCAATCTGGCGGTTTATATTGGCGTCGTGTACTCCTATCTGCCATTTATGGTGCTGCCGATCTATACCGCGTTGATGCGGCTGGACTACTCGCTGGTGGAAGCGTCGTTGGATCTGGGCGCGCGGCCGCTGAAAACCTTCTTCAGCGTGATTGTTCCGTTAACGAAAGGCGGAATTATCGCGGGCTCGATGCTGGTCTTCATCCCTGCGGTGGGGGAGTACGTCATCCCAGAACTGCTCGGCGGGCCGGACAGCATCATGATTGGCCGTATTTTGTGGCAGGAATTCTTTAATAACCGAGACTGGCCAGTGGCGTCTGCCGTTGCTGTCGTCATGCTGCTGCTGTTGATTATGCCGATTATCTGGTTCCACAAACATCAGAGCAAAAGTGCGGAGGGTGAAGCGTGA
- the potF gene encoding spermidine/putrescine ABC transporter substrate-binding protein PotF — protein sequence MFTQRKKWLSGVVTGLLMAASVTASAEEKTLHVYNWSDYIAPDTLANFQKETGIKVVYDVFDSNEVLEGKLMAGSTGFDLVVPSASFLERQLSAGVFQPLDKSKLPNYKNLDPELMKLIAQHDPGNKYALPYLWATTGIGYNVEKVKAALGADAPVDSWDLVLKPENLEKLKSCGVSFLDAPEEIFATVLNYQGKDPNSTKPGDYTTSATDLLLKLRPSIRYFHSSQYINDLANGDICVAVGWAGDILQAGNRAKEAKNGVNIQYSIPKEGALAFFDVLAIPKDAKNLDEAYAFLDYLMKPEVMAGISNHVYYASGNLSSLPLVNAEIRNNPGVYPPADVRAKLFTLKVQSPQIDRTRTRAWTKVKSGK from the coding sequence ATGTTCACCCAACGTAAAAAATGGCTATCGGGTGTTGTTACCGGCTTGCTGATGGCCGCGTCCGTCACCGCATCTGCGGAAGAGAAAACGCTGCATGTTTATAACTGGTCCGATTATATTGCGCCGGACACATTAGCCAATTTCCAGAAAGAAACCGGTATTAAGGTCGTCTATGACGTGTTTGATTCCAACGAAGTCTTGGAAGGCAAGCTCATGGCAGGCAGCACGGGTTTTGATCTGGTCGTGCCTTCTGCCAGTTTTCTGGAGCGTCAGCTCTCTGCGGGCGTTTTTCAGCCATTAGATAAGAGCAAACTACCGAATTACAAAAATCTGGATCCTGAGCTGATGAAGCTGATCGCGCAGCACGATCCAGGTAACAAATATGCCCTGCCTTACCTGTGGGCGACCACGGGCATCGGCTATAACGTTGAGAAAGTCAAAGCTGCACTGGGTGCCGATGCGCCGGTTGACAGCTGGGATCTGGTACTGAAGCCAGAGAATCTGGAAAAACTGAAAAGCTGCGGCGTCTCCTTCCTGGATGCACCGGAAGAGATCTTTGCAACCGTGCTGAACTATCAGGGTAAAGATCCGAACAGCACCAAACCGGGTGATTACACCACGTCGGCAACCGACCTGCTGCTGAAGCTGCGTCCGAGCATTCGCTACTTCCATTCATCGCAGTACATCAACGACCTGGCAAACGGCGATATCTGCGTCGCAGTAGGTTGGGCTGGCGATATTCTGCAGGCAGGAAATCGTGCGAAAGAAGCGAAGAACGGGGTGAATATCCAATACAGTATTCCGAAAGAAGGCGCGTTGGCATTCTTTGATGTCCTCGCGATTCCAAAAGATGCTAAAAATCTGGATGAAGCCTATGCGTTTCTGGATTATCTGATGAAGCCGGAAGTGATGGCGGGAATCAGTAACCACGTGTATTACGCGAGCGGTAACCTGTCCTCCTTGCCGTTGGTCAACGCAGAAATTCGTAACAACCCTGGTGTCTATCCGCCAGCGGATGTGCGAGCCAAGCTGTTTACCCTTAAGGTGCAGTCTCCTCAGATTGACCGCACGCGTACGCGTGCATGGACTAAGGTTAAAAGCGGCAAATAG
- the potG gene encoding putrescine ABC transporter ATP-binding subunit PotG encodes MNDAIPRPQSKPQKAATPLLEVRNLTKSFDGQAAVDDVSLTIYKGEIFALLGASGCGKSTLLRMLAGFELPTQGQIVLDGQDLSLVPPYQRPINMMFQSYALFPHMTVEKNIAFGLKQDKLPRAEIKDRVEEMLSLVHMQEFANRKPHQLSGGQRQRVALARSLAKRPKLLLLDEPMGALDKKLRDRMQLEVVDILERVGVTCVMVTHDQEEAMTMAGRIAIMNRGKFVQIGEPEEIYEHPNTRFSAEFIGSVNMFEGILQERQDDALIIKSPGLVHPLKVDSDVSVVDGVPVYIALRPEKIMLCEEVPADGCNFAVGEVVHIAYLGDLSIYHVRLNSGQTISAQLQNAYRYRKGAPTWGDEVRLCWDADSCVVLTV; translated from the coding sequence GTGAATGACGCGATCCCCCGCCCTCAATCAAAACCTCAAAAAGCGGCCACGCCGCTGCTGGAAGTGCGCAACCTGACGAAGTCGTTCGATGGTCAGGCCGCCGTCGATGATGTCAGCCTGACGATTTATAAAGGCGAAATTTTTGCTCTGCTGGGTGCATCTGGCTGTGGGAAATCCACGCTGCTGCGCATGCTGGCCGGTTTTGAACTCCCGACGCAGGGACAGATTGTTCTGGATGGTCAGGATTTATCATTGGTGCCGCCTTACCAGCGTCCCATCAATATGATGTTTCAGTCTTATGCGCTGTTCCCACACATGACGGTGGAAAAGAATATCGCGTTTGGCCTGAAGCAGGACAAGCTACCGCGCGCGGAAATCAAAGATCGTGTGGAAGAGATGCTATCGCTGGTGCATATGCAGGAGTTTGCTAATCGTAAACCGCATCAGCTTTCCGGTGGTCAGCGTCAACGTGTAGCGCTGGCTCGTAGTCTGGCGAAGCGTCCCAAGCTGCTGCTGTTAGACGAACCGATGGGCGCGTTGGACAAGAAACTGCGTGACCGCATGCAGCTCGAAGTTGTCGATATTCTGGAACGCGTGGGCGTGACCTGCGTGATGGTAACGCACGATCAGGAAGAAGCCATGACCATGGCGGGTCGTATCGCCATTATGAACCGCGGCAAATTCGTACAGATTGGCGAGCCGGAAGAGATCTATGAGCACCCGAACACGCGTTTCAGCGCGGAGTTTATCGGCTCGGTCAATATGTTTGAAGGGATTTTGCAGGAACGTCAGGACGATGCGCTGATCATCAAAAGCCCCGGACTGGTGCATCCGCTGAAGGTGGATTCGGATGTCTCGGTGGTGGATGGCGTTCCGGTCTACATCGCGTTGCGTCCAGAGAAAATCATGCTGTGTGAAGAGGTTCCGGCCGACGGCTGTAACTTCGCGGTAGGGGAAGTGGTGCATATCGCCTATCTGGGCGACTTGTCGATTTACCACGTCAGGCTCAACAGCGGGCAAACCATCAGCGCGCAATTACAAAATGCTTACCGCTATCGCAAAGGCGCGCCGACCTGGGGAGATGAGGTTCGGCTGTGTTGGGATGCGGATAGCTGTGTGGTTCTGACGGTGTAG
- the artM gene encoding arginine ABC transporter permease ArtM — protein MLAYLPELLKGLHTSLTLTAVSIVVALVLSLLLTVVLTLKTPVVSMLAKGYITLFTGTPLLVQIFLIYYGPGQFTSIQQIPWLWNLLSQPWLCAMVALALNSAAYTTQLFYGAVKAIPAGQWQSCAALGMNQKQTLRILLPFAFKRALSSYSNEVVLVFKSTSLAYTITLMEVMGYSQLMYGRTYDVMVFGAAGIIYLCVNGLLTLLMRWVERRLLVFERRN, from the coding sequence ATGCTCGCTTATTTACCTGAGCTATTAAAAGGCCTGCATACCAGCCTGACCCTAACGGCCGTCTCCATCGTCGTGGCACTGGTGTTATCACTGCTGCTGACCGTCGTGCTGACGCTCAAAACCCCTGTCGTGTCGATGTTGGCGAAAGGCTACATTACGCTGTTTACCGGCACGCCGCTGCTGGTGCAAATCTTTCTGATTTACTACGGCCCTGGGCAATTTACCTCTATTCAGCAAATTCCCTGGCTGTGGAACCTGCTTTCACAGCCGTGGCTGTGTGCGATGGTGGCGCTGGCGCTCAATAGCGCGGCCTATACCACGCAGTTATTCTACGGCGCAGTAAAAGCGATTCCCGCCGGACAGTGGCAATCCTGTGCGGCGCTGGGAATGAATCAGAAGCAGACATTGCGTATTTTGTTGCCGTTCGCGTTTAAACGCGCGCTGTCTTCTTATTCAAATGAAGTGGTGCTGGTGTTTAAGAGTACGTCGCTGGCGTACACCATCACGCTGATGGAAGTCATGGGCTATAGCCAACTGATGTACGGCCGGACGTATGACGTGATGGTATTTGGTGCCGCGGGGATTATCTATCTTTGCGTCAATGGGTTGCTGACATTGTTGATGCGTTGGGTTGAGCGCCGTTTGCTAGTATTCGAACGTCGTAACTGA
- the artJ gene encoding arginine ABC transporter substrate-binding protein, giving the protein MKKLVLATLLAGIAFSATAADTIRFASSATYPPFESLDASNEIVGFDMDLAKALCKQMQATCTFTNQAFDSLIPALKFRRYDAVISGMDITPERSKQVAFTQPYYANSAVVIAQKGKFSDFAAMKGKRIGMENGTTHQKYMHDKHPEVQTVSYDSYQNAVLDLKNGRIDGVFGDTAVVNEWIKTNPELATVGEHVTDAEYFGTGLGIAVRPDDKALLEKLNNALDAIKADGTYKTINDKWFPQ; this is encoded by the coding sequence ATGAAAAAATTAGTGCTCGCCACCTTGCTGGCAGGAATCGCCTTCAGCGCCACCGCCGCAGACACCATCCGTTTTGCCTCATCAGCCACCTACCCGCCGTTTGAATCACTGGATGCCAGCAATGAGATCGTTGGCTTCGATATGGATCTGGCGAAAGCGCTGTGTAAACAAATGCAGGCGACCTGTACGTTCACCAATCAGGCCTTTGACAGCCTGATTCCTGCGCTGAAATTCCGTCGCTATGACGCGGTGATTTCCGGTATGGACATCACGCCAGAACGCAGCAAGCAAGTGGCATTCACGCAGCCTTACTACGCCAACTCAGCCGTGGTTATCGCGCAAAAAGGGAAATTCAGCGATTTTGCGGCGATGAAAGGCAAACGTATTGGGATGGAAAACGGCACGACGCACCAGAAATACATGCACGATAAGCACCCGGAAGTACAAACGGTCTCTTATGACAGCTACCAGAACGCAGTACTGGATCTGAAAAACGGCCGTATTGATGGCGTATTCGGTGATACCGCTGTCGTCAACGAATGGATTAAGACGAACCCTGAACTGGCAACGGTTGGTGAACACGTGACTGACGCAGAATACTTCGGTACCGGATTAGGCATCGCCGTTCGTCCTGATGACAAGGCGCTGCTGGAAAAACTGAATAACGCGTTGGACGCCATCAAAGCGGACGGCACTTACAAAACCATTAACGACAAGTGGTTCCCGCAATAA
- the artQ gene encoding arginine ABC transporter permease ArtQ, with product MIEFQPLASAAGMTVGLAVCALVLGLVLAMLFAVWETVRWKAVSWTGTAVVTLLRGLPEILVVLFIYFGSSQLLLMLADGFTLNLFIVQIPVKLDIGMFEISPFLCGVIALALLYAAYASQTLRGALKAVPQGQWESGQALGLSKSAIFFRLIMPQMWRHALPGLGNQWLVLLKDTALVSLISVNDLMLQTKSIATRTQEPFTWYVVAAAIYLIITLLSQYVLKRIELRTTRFERRPS from the coding sequence ATGATTGAATTTCAACCTCTTGCAAGCGCCGCCGGGATGACCGTCGGCCTTGCTGTTTGTGCACTGGTGCTCGGCCTCGTGCTGGCGATGCTGTTTGCCGTTTGGGAAACCGTCCGCTGGAAAGCCGTTAGCTGGACGGGAACGGCGGTCGTCACGCTGCTGCGCGGCCTGCCAGAAATTCTGGTCGTGCTGTTTATCTATTTCGGATCGTCCCAGCTGCTGCTGATGTTGGCAGACGGTTTTACCCTGAATCTCTTCATCGTGCAGATCCCAGTAAAACTGGATATCGGCATGTTTGAAATCAGCCCCTTCCTGTGTGGCGTGATTGCGCTGGCGCTGTTGTATGCCGCCTATGCTTCCCAAACGCTGCGCGGCGCGCTGAAAGCCGTCCCTCAAGGGCAATGGGAATCGGGTCAGGCTCTCGGGCTCAGTAAATCCGCCATCTTTTTCCGTCTGATTATGCCGCAGATGTGGCGTCATGCCCTGCCGGGTTTAGGCAATCAGTGGCTGGTATTGCTGAAAGATACCGCGCTGGTGTCGCTGATTAGCGTTAATGATTTGATGCTGCAAACCAAGAGTATTGCGACACGAACGCAGGAGCCTTTTACCTGGTACGTAGTCGCGGCAGCAATTTACTTGATTATCACGCTGTTAAGTCAGTATGTGCTGAAACGCATTGAACTGCGCACTACGCGTTTTGAGCGGAGACCTTCCTGA
- the potI gene encoding putrescine ABC transporter permease PotI, translated as MNNLPVVRSPWRIVILVLCFTFLYAPMLMLVIYSFNSSKLVTVWAGWSARWYVELFHNTAMISAVLLSLTIAAASATMAVILGTIAAVVMVRFGRFRGSNGFAFMLTAPLVMPDVITGLSLLLLFVALGHAIGWPAERGMLTIWLAHVTFCTAYVTVVISARLRELDRSIEEAAMDLGANPLKVFFIITVPMIAPALLSGWLLAFTLSLDDLVIASFVAGPGSTTLPMLVFSSVRMGVNPQINALASLILLVVGIIGFIAWWFMARAEKQRYRDMQKARRG; from the coding sequence GTGAATAATTTACCTGTTGTTCGCTCACCGTGGCGTATTGTGATTTTGGTGCTGTGCTTTACGTTCCTCTATGCACCGATGCTGATGTTGGTGATCTACTCGTTCAACAGCTCCAAGCTGGTTACCGTATGGGCTGGCTGGTCGGCACGCTGGTATGTTGAACTGTTCCACAATACGGCGATGATCAGCGCGGTGCTCCTGAGTCTGACCATTGCTGCCGCCTCGGCCACGATGGCGGTGATTCTTGGAACGATCGCCGCCGTGGTGATGGTGCGTTTTGGCCGCTTTCGTGGCTCCAACGGATTTGCCTTTATGTTGACGGCGCCGCTGGTTATGCCAGATGTGATTACCGGTTTGTCGCTGCTGTTGCTCTTTGTGGCGTTAGGGCATGCCATTGGGTGGCCGGCGGAAAGAGGGATGTTAACGATCTGGCTGGCGCATGTCACATTCTGTACCGCATATGTCACCGTGGTGATCAGCGCGCGCCTGCGTGAACTTGACCGTTCTATTGAAGAGGCGGCGATGGATTTGGGCGCGAATCCGCTCAAGGTGTTCTTCATTATCACGGTGCCGATGATAGCCCCTGCGCTGCTTTCCGGCTGGCTGCTGGCGTTTACGCTGTCGCTGGACGATCTGGTTATCGCCAGCTTCGTGGCAGGGCCTGGTTCAACAACACTACCGATGCTGGTGTTCTCCAGCGTCAGAATGGGCGTTAATCCACAAATTAACGCATTGGCTTCCCTGATATTGTTAGTCGTTGGTATTATTGGCTTTATCGCCTGGTGGTTTATGGCGAGAGCAGAGAAACAGCGCTATCGCGATATGCAAAAAGCGAGACGCGGCTGA
- a CDS encoding YbjO family protein, whose protein sequence is MTQRKVYAPVPVMVAGIAIIATRFLGILLLVWELGLSDFSGWIGSNAEAWDSTLVLLLSLFVVGVEIRCGFAVLAGVNWGRWGYVACQGVVVCYLLLASFSEFMPAIFHISGENNAAVLHQLLLQKIPDLLVIVLLFLPRRSKRFFMRQK, encoded by the coding sequence ATGACACAACGCAAAGTTTATGCCCCGGTACCCGTCATGGTGGCGGGGATTGCGATTATTGCGACCCGTTTTTTGGGGATTTTGCTGCTGGTGTGGGAGTTAGGGCTCAGCGATTTTAGCGGCTGGATTGGCAGCAATGCGGAAGCCTGGGATTCGACGCTGGTGTTACTGTTATCACTTTTTGTTGTTGGCGTTGAGATTCGCTGCGGCTTTGCTGTTTTGGCCGGTGTGAACTGGGGCCGATGGGGCTATGTAGCCTGCCAGGGTGTGGTGGTGTGTTATCTGTTGCTGGCGTCGTTCAGTGAGTTTATGCCAGCGATATTCCATATTTCAGGAGAGAATAATGCTGCTGTGCTGCATCAGCTCCTGCTGCAAAAGATCCCGGATCTGCTGGTGATTGTTTTACTGTTTCTGCCACGGCGCAGTAAGCGTTTTTTTATGCGTCAGAAATAG
- the rlmC gene encoding 23S rRNA (uracil(747)-C(5))-methyltransferase RlmC has protein sequence MHCARYSTGTCRSCQWLEKAYPQQLSDKQQHLEGLLQPHAVQHWLPVQPSAQSAFRNKAKMVVSGSVERPLLGMLHRDGTAVDLCDCPLYPSSFVPVFDVLKVFIARAGLTPYNVERRRGELKYLLLTESTQRGTFMLRFVLRSETKLAQLRAALPWLQQQLPQLEVISANIQPVHQAIMEGKTEIILSEAAALAEQFNQVPLYIRPQSFFQTNPQVAATLYATARDWVAELNITSMWDLFCGVGGFGLHCASSEMRLTGIEISAEAIACARRSAEQLGLKQVEFQALDSTQFATGKAEIPDLVLVNPPRRGIGSELCAYLSRMAPNYILYSSCNAESMAKDMTELANYRALRVQLFDMFPHTAHYEVLTLLKRA, from the coding sequence ATGCATTGTGCCCGCTACAGCACGGGAACCTGTCGTTCCTGCCAATGGCTGGAAAAAGCCTATCCCCAGCAACTATCCGATAAGCAGCAGCATCTCGAAGGCTTGCTACAGCCACACGCGGTGCAGCACTGGCTACCGGTGCAGCCCTCTGCGCAGTCCGCCTTTCGTAATAAAGCCAAAATGGTGGTGAGCGGCAGTGTGGAACGCCCGCTACTGGGGATGTTACATCGTGACGGAACGGCGGTGGATCTCTGCGATTGCCCGCTTTATCCATCGAGTTTCGTGCCGGTTTTCGATGTGCTCAAAGTCTTCATCGCCCGAGCGGGGCTGACGCCTTATAACGTAGAACGACGCCGCGGGGAGCTGAAATATCTGCTTCTGACGGAAAGTACGCAGCGCGGTACGTTTATGCTGCGCTTTGTTTTACGTTCGGAAACCAAACTGGCGCAGTTGCGTGCCGCATTGCCCTGGCTACAGCAGCAGTTGCCGCAGCTTGAGGTGATATCGGCCAACATTCAGCCGGTACATCAGGCGATTATGGAAGGGAAAACAGAAATTATCCTGAGTGAGGCGGCCGCGTTGGCCGAACAGTTCAATCAGGTGCCGCTGTATATCCGTCCGCAAAGTTTTTTCCAGACGAACCCACAGGTGGCTGCCACGCTGTATGCAACAGCTCGCGACTGGGTTGCAGAGCTGAATATCACCAGCATGTGGGATCTGTTCTGCGGAGTAGGGGGTTTTGGCCTGCATTGTGCGTCATCCGAGATGCGTTTGACGGGCATTGAAATCAGCGCTGAGGCGATAGCCTGCGCGCGTCGTTCTGCGGAGCAGCTTGGGCTGAAACAGGTGGAGTTTCAGGCGCTGGATTCAACGCAGTTCGCGACAGGGAAAGCGGAAATCCCCGATCTGGTGCTAGTCAACCCGCCGCGCCGCGGTATCGGCAGTGAACTGTGTGCCTATCTGAGCCGCATGGCTCCGAACTATATTCTCTACTCCAGCTGTAACGCTGAAAGCATGGCAAAAGACATGACGGAATTGGCGAATTACCGCGCGCTACGCGTACAGCTATTCGACATGTTCCCGCATACGGCGCACTACGAAGTGCTGACGTTACTGAAACGCGCTTGA